A part of Fibrobacter sp. UWB15 genomic DNA contains:
- a CDS encoding helix-turn-helix transcriptional regulator, with protein sequence MAKKSKYCEETETLARYAKALAHPARISIMQFLAKRNTCYFGDIHEELPIAKATVSQHLKELKEAGLIQGEIETPKVKYCINKKNWKKAQALFSDFFNKDFCNRECDC encoded by the coding sequence ATGGCCAAAAAAAGCAAATACTGTGAAGAAACCGAGACCTTGGCGAGGTATGCCAAGGCTTTGGCGCATCCCGCACGCATAAGTATCATGCAGTTCTTGGCCAAGCGCAATACCTGCTATTTTGGCGATATCCACGAAGAACTGCCCATTGCGAAGGCCACGGTTAGCCAGCATTTAAAGGAGCTAAAAGAGGCCGGTTTGATCCAGGGTGAAATTGAAACGCCCAAGGTCAAGTACTGTATAAACAAAAAAAACTGGAAAAAGGCCCAGGCATTGTTCAGTGATTTTTTCAATAAAGATTTTTGCAATAGGGAATGCGACTGCTAA
- a CDS encoding permease: MIQSFTDNLVYNIIGLDGSSPLGSTINFFVYDSLKIILILLFISFLMGLLNTFFPIEAIRNFLSSHRLYGVQYFLAAIFGAITPFCSCSSIPLFIGFVRGGIPLGVTFSFLITSPLVNEVAVAMLAGTFGLKVTVIYVGSGVFLGTFLGMFLERFKLERFLSDWVKNLQRTNESINNDAKPCSLKQRGVQVLQKIPQVARDALGVTRSVLPYVLAGIAIGALMHGYVPSGFFEEYLSKDKWFAVPLAVILAVPMYANAAGVIPIVEVLVQKGVALGTALAFMMAVVGLSLPEAMLLKKVMTLKLIFVFFGTVTAAIIVLGIGYNLSISS, translated from the coding sequence ATGATACAATCATTCACCGATAATCTTGTTTACAACATCATTGGATTGGATGGCTCGTCTCCTTTGGGTTCGACGATAAATTTCTTCGTTTACGACAGCCTCAAAATTATCCTGATATTGCTTTTTATTAGTTTCCTGATGGGGCTGCTGAATACATTTTTCCCGATTGAGGCGATTCGCAATTTTTTGTCGTCGCATCGTTTGTACGGAGTCCAATATTTCCTCGCCGCAATCTTCGGAGCGATTACCCCTTTCTGCTCATGTTCCAGTATTCCCCTGTTCATCGGTTTTGTCAGGGGCGGCATCCCCCTTGGCGTCACGTTCAGTTTTCTTATAACATCGCCACTTGTAAACGAGGTCGCTGTTGCTATGCTTGCGGGAACATTCGGATTGAAAGTGACTGTGATTTATGTAGGTTCCGGCGTGTTTCTTGGAACATTTTTAGGGATGTTCCTAGAACGGTTCAAGCTGGAAAGATTTCTAAGCGATTGGGTGAAAAATTTGCAGCGGACAAACGAATCCATCAATAACGATGCAAAGCCATGCAGCCTTAAGCAAAGGGGCGTTCAAGTACTGCAGAAAATACCCCAAGTAGCAAGGGATGCCCTTGGTGTAACGCGTTCGGTTTTGCCCTATGTGCTTGCAGGCATTGCGATCGGCGCATTAATGCACGGTTATGTTCCTTCGGGATTTTTCGAAGAATACCTGTCAAAAGACAAATGGTTTGCCGTTCCCCTGGCGGTAATTCTTGCCGTTCCCATGTACGCAAATGCAGCTGGAGTTATTCCCATTGTCGAGGTTCTTGTTCAAAAGGGTGTCGCTCTTGGCACGGCGCTTGCCTTTATGATGGCCGTTGTGGGACTCTCGCTCCCCGAAGCCATGCTTTTAAAAAAGGTCATGACACTTAAACTGATATTTGTCTTTTTCGGAACGGTTACAGCGGCAATCATCGTTCTTGGAATCGGCTACAATCTTTCTATAAGTTCCTGA
- a CDS encoding putative quinol monooxygenase — protein MSNITVNLRYTGKNGAAKKFAEEMVSSGTVAKIRAEKGNIRYEYFQSLDDPETILLIDAWESQAAIDVHHASPMMKTIAKLRDKYDLKMTVERYTPDNTMPKTDEKFIRK, from the coding sequence ATGAGCAACATTACGGTAAACCTGCGCTATACGGGTAAGAACGGGGCGGCAAAGAAGTTCGCCGAAGAGATGGTTTCTAGCGGGACTGTGGCGAAAATCCGTGCCGAAAAGGGCAACATCCGCTACGAATATTTCCAGTCGCTGGACGATCCCGAGACCATCTTGCTGATTGACGCGTGGGAAAGCCAGGCTGCCATCGACGTGCACCACGCTTCGCCCATGATGAAGACGATTGCGAAACTCCGCGACAAGTACGACTTGAAAATGACTGTCGAACGCTACACGCCCGACAACACCATGCCCAAGACCGATGAAAAGTTCATCAGGAAGTAG
- a CDS encoding DUF4160 domain-containing protein, with product MPQIFKIGSFWVYFWSNEGVPLEPVHVHVSEGVPAANATKIWITRARKCLLANNNSRINPHVLQNILRIIEARHEDVVAKWIAHFNEISYFC from the coding sequence ATGCCGCAAATCTTTAAGATAGGATCTTTCTGGGTTTATTTCTGGTCCAACGAAGGTGTTCCTCTGGAACCGGTACATGTTCATGTATCGGAAGGTGTACCTGCCGCAAATGCCACTAAAATCTGGATAACTCGGGCTAGAAAATGTCTCTTGGCAAATAACAATTCGCGTATTAATCCGCATGTCTTGCAAAATATTCTTCGGATTATTGAAGCTCGTCATGAGGATGTTGTTGCGAAATGGATTGCTCATTTCAACGAAATATCGTATTTCTGCTAA
- a CDS encoding arsenate reductase ArsC: MKILFLCTGNRCRSQMAEGFLKALDSSLTVCSAGTFPAKNVHPTAIEVMKEREVDISLNKPKNVSQYLDTSWDYVVTVCDKAKESCPIFLGAVKNRIHLGFDDPDAFRGTETEILQEFRRVRDEIDTAVRAFYDTIIHR, encoded by the coding sequence ATGAAGATACTCTTTCTTTGTACAGGCAACAGGTGCCGTAGTCAAATGGCCGAAGGATTTCTCAAGGCACTGGATTCGTCGTTGACCGTATGTTCTGCAGGAACGTTTCCGGCAAAGAACGTGCATCCGACTGCAATCGAAGTGATGAAGGAACGAGAGGTTGACATTTCCCTTAATAAGCCAAAAAATGTATCGCAGTATCTTGATACATCGTGGGACTACGTTGTCACCGTCTGCGACAAGGCGAAAGAAAGTTGTCCGATTTTTTTGGGGGCAGTCAAGAACAGAATTCATCTTGGCTTTGATGATCCTGACGCGTTCAGAGGGACTGAAACCGAAATTCTGCAGGAATTTCGTCGTGTAAGGGATGAAATCGACACGGCAGTAAGGGCTTTCTATGATACAATCATTCACCGATAA
- a CDS encoding flavodoxin, with product MKSPALFSTLLLVLFLSLFAACSDDSSANSSSATSSSATSASKSRGKTLVAYFSRTGNTKPLAEYAAEYLDATLFEITAKIPYTDEDIAYYTDCRADREQKDESARPEIATVVKNMDEYDTVIIAHPIWHGIAPRIISTFLEGYDFSGKTLLTFCTSASSPLGQSAKLLQELTPNSTWLESKRFAIGTSREEIEEWLEDVLRP from the coding sequence ATGAAATCGCCCGCGTTGTTTTCGACATTGCTGCTGGTTCTGTTTTTGAGCCTCTTTGCCGCGTGTTCCGACGACAGCTCGGCTAATTCAAGTTCGGCGACATCCAGTTCCGCGACATCGGCAAGTAAGTCCCGCGGCAAAACGCTCGTGGCTTACTTTTCCAGAACGGGCAACACCAAGCCACTGGCCGAATACGCAGCGGAATACCTGGATGCGACTTTATTCGAAATCACCGCAAAAATCCCTTACACCGACGAAGACATCGCCTACTATACGGACTGCCGTGCCGACCGCGAACAGAAAGACGAATCCGCCCGCCCCGAAATCGCAACCGTTGTCAAGAACATGGACGAATACGATACCGTCATCATCGCGCACCCGATATGGCACGGGATTGCTCCCCGCATCATAAGCACGTTCCTCGAAGGCTACGACTTTTCTGGCAAGACCTTGCTCACCTTCTGCACGTCGGCTTCAAGCCCGCTGGGCCAAAGCGCCAAGCTGCTGCAGGAACTTACGCCCAATTCCACCTGGCTCGAAAGCAAGCGCTTCGCCATCGGCACCAGCCGCGAGGAAATCGAAGAATGGCTGGAAGACGTTCTGCGCCCGTAA
- a CDS encoding phosphatase PAP2 family protein translates to MLFTVFASFAHAETPAADSTSVDSAAIDSAQKLSPLNHLGHNMLLSAFGWPLGFHMLGGALTYKFSMENNDLMMARFAARQDQLVYGIAFTPGMMMGTFFPILVPGYMYFISDNRALNNTGAVAVQATAVAFLYNNILKAISAREHPDAELNSGERSRDFKWGFFRRGVFYGWPSGHSMTNAAMAMSIASYNRDKPLVVAGCALYAGYIATSMVLGAKGEAHWFSDAVAGTLMGASIGWYIGSVFYKEKVGEKQTPPKVTIAPLFYDDTKGVVLSVRI, encoded by the coding sequence GTGCTGTTCACGGTATTTGCAAGTTTCGCACATGCTGAAACGCCCGCAGCCGATTCGACAAGCGTGGATTCCGCAGCCATCGATAGCGCACAAAAGCTTTCTCCGCTCAACCATCTGGGCCATAACATGTTGCTGAGTGCGTTCGGCTGGCCGCTCGGGTTCCACATGCTCGGCGGAGCGCTCACGTACAAGTTCTCGATGGAAAACAACGACCTGATGATGGCCCGTTTTGCGGCCCGCCAGGACCAGCTTGTTTACGGCATCGCGTTCACTCCCGGCATGATGATGGGAACATTCTTCCCGATTCTTGTTCCGGGCTACATGTACTTTATCAGCGACAACCGCGCGCTGAACAACACCGGCGCCGTCGCCGTGCAGGCTACCGCCGTGGCGTTCCTCTACAACAACATCCTCAAGGCGATTTCGGCTCGCGAGCACCCCGACGCGGAACTCAACAGCGGCGAGCGTTCCCGCGATTTCAAGTGGGGATTTTTTAGGCGCGGAGTCTTTTACGGCTGGCCCTCGGGGCATTCCATGACCAACGCGGCCATGGCCATGAGCATCGCAAGTTACAACCGCGATAAGCCCCTTGTCGTGGCAGGCTGCGCTCTGTATGCAGGCTACATCGCCACAAGCATGGTGCTCGGCGCAAAAGGGGAGGCACACTGGTTCTCCGACGCCGTCGCGGGCACCCTGATGGGAGCCTCCATCGGCTGGTACATCGGCAGCGTGTTCTACAAGGAAAAAGTCGGCGAAAAGCAGACCCCGCCCAAGGTCACCATCGCCCCGCTATTTTACGACGACACCAAAGGCGTCGTGCTCAGCGTGAGAATTTAA
- a CDS encoding thioredoxin family protein: protein MKNIKILMSQCGCNIAFAATVEKIVKESGIEASVSRIDDVVQMLPYNVMTLPALVVDERLVSTGKISEDKIKELIKGET, encoded by the coding sequence ATGAAAAACATAAAAATACTCATGAGTCAGTGTGGCTGCAATATCGCCTTTGCTGCAACAGTTGAAAAAATCGTTAAGGAATCGGGCATAGAAGCTTCAGTTTCCCGCATTGACGATGTTGTCCAAATGCTTCCGTACAATGTCATGACTTTACCCGCGCTTGTTGTCGATGAACGGCTTGTGTCTACAGGTAAAATTAGCGAAGATAAAATAAAAGAACTTATCAAAGGTGAAACATGA